The Pantoea trifolii nucleotide sequence ACGGTCTCGGCCTTACCCATTATGACGCCGGACGCTGGAGCGAGGCCGAAGCCTGTTATCAGGCTGCACTGAAATCACATGAGGGCTACGCCGCCTGTCACAATAATTATGCCATTCTGCTGCATAAACAGCGTCACTACCACCTTGCTTTAGAACAGTATCGATTAGCTTTGCTGAGCAAGGCCGATTATACCGAAGCCCGCTATGGCATGAGTACATTGCTGGCACACATGGGCCAGTTGCAAGAAGCTGAAAGCCAAATGCAACAAGTGTTACATGTTCGTCGCAGCGATCTACGCTGTCGCAATGCGCTCGGCATGGTGCAACTACAGCAAGGCAACTTTTCTGCGGGCTGGTCAAACTATCAGGCGCGTTATGCGCCGGACAATCCTGATCGCTTCTTTACTTTGCCTAAACTGCCAATGCGCTACTGGAAAGGAGAAGATCTGTGCGGTAAAACGCTGTTGGTGCGGACTGAGCAAGGAATGGGCGACGAGATACAATTCAGTCGCTTTCTCCCACGTCTGAAAACTGAAAAGCAGGCAGAAAGCGTGATCATGCTGGGAAGCAAGCCATTGAAACCATTAATGTTCTCGATGCCGCATCTCGATCATTATCTTACGCGTGAAGAAGCACAGCACGCGTTGCCACAGGCAGATTATTGGTGCTCATTACTGGATTTACCGCAGCATTTCCTCAACTCAACACAACCCTTTGGCGCGCATCATCCCTATCTGTTCAGCCCCAAAGAACAGCAGGCAAAGTGGCCGATTCTGGGGAGCGGGAAAAAAATTGGTATCGTTTGGAAAGGATCCACCGGACATAAGAATGATAGTCAGCGATCGCTTGCACATCTATCACAACTCGCGCCTTTGTTTGACCTGCCTGATAACAACTGGATTAGTTTGCAAAAAGGTGCAGGTGAAGAGGACATTACTGATTTCCCGCACGTGCAGCCACTTGGTGCGCTGTTTAGCAGTTATCGGGACACTGCCGCCGTTATCGCCCAATTAGATTTAGTGATAGGCGTCGATACCTCAGTGATTCATCTGGCGGGAGCGATGGGGAAAGCTTGCTGGGTAATGTTGCCTGCCTGGGCGCGCGACTGGCGCTGGTTAGCCAATCGCGACGATTCGCCGTGGTATCCGCA carries:
- a CDS encoding tetratricopeptide repeat protein, which translates into the protein MRHKPRTDSGLRQKQAVTQLLQQGRQEEAWRKIRAHLTLVPYDGWFLHEAARLARRSGDLDLAQRYYQRALKLAPQDAGLLNGLGLTHYDAGRWSEAEACYQAALKSHEGYAACHNNYAILLHKQRHYHLALEQYRLALLSKADYTEARYGMSTLLAHMGQLQEAESQMQQVLHVRRSDLRCRNALGMVQLQQGNFSAGWSNYQARYAPDNPDRFFTLPKLPMRYWKGEDLCGKTLLVRTEQGMGDEIQFSRFLPRLKTEKQAESVIMLGSKPLKPLMFSMPHLDHYLTREEAQHALPQADYWCSLLDLPQHFLNSTQPFGAHHPYLFSPKEQQAKWPILGSGKKIGIVWKGSTGHKNDSQRSLAHLSQLAPLFDLPDNNWISLQKGAGEEDITDFPHVQPLGALFSSYRDTAAVIAQLDLVIGVDTSVIHLAGAMGKACWVMLPAWARDWRWLANRDDSPWYPQMRLFARGQDEEWSAVVARIKQALQQQ